CACATAGAAGGTTTGAATTTCCACTCTAAACATTAGACATTTGAAAAGAGGTTACTTACTCTCCGGCAACCATTAGCCCATGGCAAGGCATTATCGTTGCTGCTATTTTGGTATATAATTCTACAGTAGACATCCTCACATGCAACCACACCCATGTTACCAGCAATTGTTCCGAGGCAAACAGCTTTGCAACATGGCTGGATAACATCAAAGATCGGAGccttttttgtatgttttgttctgtgtgtcggCAAACTGCATGTATATGCTCATTTATATTTCTTTTCAGACGCCCCTCGCAACAAACCATATCCCGGTTTTATAACCAGATGTCATCTGCAGTGATGTTCCCTGATAGTCTTCATGAAGTACATTTCTTTACTTGAATGTTATGTTCTTCCTGATGTTTTGGCTCTTATCAGTTGATATGCTGTTCACTATTCCTGAAAGCTAAATTCAACTCCAAATATTCAAATAACCTTTTTCTTAAACCCACATAACATAGTTAGATCCTGATTATGTTGTGGTTTCCTAACTTAGACCACCTCACTCTCCCATGTACAAGTTGTGTTCAGTGAAGCGGTCATGCATGCAGGCCTAGTGAGTCTCATttaggaatgtgtgtgtgcatgaattaCACTCTTtagcttccgagtggcgcagcagtctaaggcactgcatctccgtgctagaggcgtcagtacagaccctggttcgattctgggctgtatcacaaccggccctgATCGGTTGTgatgcacaattgacccagcgtcgtccgggttaggggagggtttgaccaggGAGTGGCCGTCAttgtgaaataagaatttgttcttaactgacttgcctagttaaataaaggttcaataaataaacaCTCTGTTCAAGATTTAGGATGCCTCCAATATCTCTAAAAGTATAATATTGACATTTGAATTCTATGCATGTTTTGTCTATACACCAGTGCACAACTAGTCTTTGACTGcaactaaaataaaataactctTTAGTGCTTCAGGAGTCTCCACTCCATTGCATGGAGACATTAACAGAACagattcaaatcaaactttatttgtcacgtgctgaatacaacaagtgtagaccttaccgtgaaatgcttacttacaggcccttaaccaacagtgcagttcaagaaatagttaagaaaatatttcccaaataaactaaagtaacacaataaaataacaataacgaggctatatacagggggtaccggtaccgagtcagtgtgcaggggtacaggttagttgaggtaatttgtacatgtaggtgggggtgaagtgactatgcatagataataaacagtgagtagcattGTCTGGGTATTAGTGTTATACCATCCCTATGATTTCTCTGTCTGGGAGTTGTGTGGCTGGCCAGGGTGTTTCTGGGCCACAGTCTCTGGCCCTGAGATGCAGATATCTGTGCatggctgcatctgaaatggcatcctattccctacaggtGAGGAATCTTTGACCGGTTTTTCACAGCAAGaaagtaatcctgcagcaacagtaaatgtgaattgtgtggattataatgaatggatatttttgtaggggtcgatacatttttatttggggcaaatcaagtctaacattttaaagtgaaaattacacatttagaatcctttttaaacctacaagtttgcatttcctgctgtgcagaacATTTCCTACAACAACAGGAAGatcaatttaagatcctacacctgatttatattgcactacttttgaccagagccaaaagGATGCCGTTTTGGATGCACCCCATGGCTGTCACCATGGTGACATGGCGGTGCTGATGCCCTGTTGTCATTGCTGATGTCCTGTTTCTACAGCTGAGACTGAGCGAGAGGAGGGCACTGACCATCTGGACCTGGCCGGTCTACCCCAGAGGTCAGCCAACAGCGACAGCACCAACACACTGACCAGTGTGACCTCCACTACATCCCCCGAGTGCAAGAAGAAGTCCAAGGGAATCAAGGGGCTCTTTGGAAAGTAAGTGTTACATTTGTTTGGTACAGAACTCTTAATGACACTGTCCTGTAAGACATCAATATTGAGTTTTGGGTACCTGGGTCattttcattaggcaccaaaacaGAAGGAAACTGACTGAAACGGGGAGGGAGTACTTGAACTTGTTCAATacaaaatgcttattttttttgttttctgttgcaaaacattttgctacggtgtgccctaatgaatacaaccctggttaATATTGATCTGATTTAAAACTCTTAAGTCTTGACTAATCAAAAAACTAAGCTTGCAATATAAGGAAGAGAAACATGTTTTGTGTATTcttttataataaaataaaaaatgctttcAGCTATGGTAACCCCACCGCAACCATGGTACATTAGTTTGGAGTCATAAGTGCTTAACTTTCAACCATGGTACATTAGTTTGGAGTCATAAGTGCTTAACTTTCAACCATGGTACATTAGTTTGGAGTCATAAGTGCTTAACTTTCAACCATGACCAGACTTGAATTTAAATGATGTATTTAAAGGCTGAGGAGAAGTCAGTCCACCACGTTCAACCTGGATGACAACCTATCAGAGGCGGGCGAGTTCAAGAGAGGCGGAGTCCGAGCCACAGCAGGTCCCAGACTGGGCTGGTCCCGTGACCTACAGCGATTACCCAAGAAGTTAGTGTGCACTGTGATTTCACCTTTAATTAATGAGAAACCAGTTTTTGTGCTCAGTGCACTCCCGTTGAGCACTGAGAAACATCATGTGCGTCACTTGGCTTTCCTTTAGCTTTCTGTGTGCTGAAATacacagaggaaaaacaatgctAGAAATGACTTTCTCTTACACTACTCTTATCCAAtcatgtagcctggtcccagatttgttggtgatctcttgccaactcctacagGCATAGAGAGCCTagccagatctgggaccaggcaatgTGATGAAAAGGAAGTTGAATCTAAACTAGTCCGGTTTTGCGCCCTACCATGGTCAAGTCATTGTTAGAAGGCAATACTGTGTTCCTTTATGAGCGGGTGACCCACGTTAAGACAGCATGTCCTCATTCTTTCGCTCATAGTGACCTGGACACCCCGTTTGCCCGCTGGTCCAAGGAGCAGGTGTGTGACTGGCTGCAGGAGCAGGGGCTGGGGCTCTACCTGAACATGGCCCGCGTGTGGATCTCTTCTGGACAGACTCTGCTGCAGGGCTCACAGCAGGACCTAGAGAGGGTGAGCACTGAGAAGGAGAGATTGTATTtcaatgagactaacctgtaTGAATAAAAACACTTGGACTCCGCAGTACAGCCAGATGTCATTTGTATTGATCCCCTATGAGGCAATTCGCCCCATTAGGTTTGTGGTTGACGCTACCCGGGTAACTACTGTACGTTAAGGACCTGGGATGGGGATGGGTTCAAATAATCCTGTAAGGGATGGGTTCAAATAATCCTGTAAGGGATGGGTCACTAAGGGTGACTTTACACATAAATGAAAATATTATTCATTCAGCACTTTATTGTTAACCTAGGCACTGCCTCTCTTTATACTCTGTGGCCAAAAATACTGTACTCTATGACCGGAGAAAGTGGATGGAACAAATCCTCTGTCCTGGGGTGTGGCTCTGGGTGgttgttatctgtgtgtgtgtgtgtgtttaggagctGGGCATTAAACACCCGCTGCACAGGAAGAAGCTCCAGCTGGCCCTGCAGGCCCTGGGCTCTGAGGAGGATGACAACAAGGGCAAACTGGACTACAACTGGGTGACCAGTGAGTAGATGAACTGCCAGTATGGGAGTCATGGTTTATACTGGGGTTTTACTATGCTTAACATCTCATGTTGTCAATTCTATGGTGGGCGTTTCAAATTAATTGTAATCCGATTAACAAATTCTGAATTTGATTCAAGTGCTCTCGAGATGTACGTTTTGATTATTTGATTTCTAATGTGGAAATTGACTGGCAGGttgacagacccccccccccccccccRCRCRCRCATCTCCTCCCATAGGGTGGCTGGATGACATTGGCCTGCCTCAGTATAAGACTCAGTTTGATGAGGGGAGGGTGGACGGCCGCATGCTACACTACATGACAGTAGTGAGTGTCGAAGAGAtggacagacacgcacacactgacactccTGTCTTCAGGCCATGCATGGATAGGCCTGATCAGATTCAGAGCCACAGATTGAGATATTGTATGGCTCTAGGCCTAATGATCACACTGCCAGTTCACATTAAGCTGAACAGACTGTACAGCATGGACTACAGAGTGTGATTAGTAACACTGGAGAAGGCCTTGTCTCACCCTCTGTGGATGCAATGACTACACAATGGCTTGAAACAAGACGGCAAAAACAAACACTAGCCATATGCCACTACTATTAGTACAATCAAAAAATAATCTCATTAGATTGTCAGACCTTACCTGCTGGGAAATAGTTTTTTCTTTCGCAATGGTAAAATCCTCACTAACTCAATGTAGGAGTCCTCCTGCTAACTATTTCCATCTGACCTGACACTCTTTTTAACATTCTTGCTCCTGTGTCCTCTGTCAGGATGACCTGCTGTCTCTGAAGGTGGGCAGTGTGCTCCACCACCTCAGCATCAAGAGAGCCATTCAGGTGCTGCGCCTCAACAACTACGAGCCCAACTGCCTGCGCCGACGGCCCTCCGACGAGGTAGGTCCACTGCTTGTTTTCATTATGCCCCAAATAGAAGAAAACGGGCACATTTTTGCTTTCTGTTGCAAATGTTTTATATAGTTTTCCGGTGTGTGCCCTAATGAAGACAACCCTGGTTCCAGGAATACATGAACACTAGTCAATGCTACTGTACCATCCACTTTTTGTTGTGTACTCCTTCTTCAAGCTAAACAAATATTTAACAAATTTTGGCGCACAATCATTTGGTTGGTTGATAAAcacattattttctctctctgtcttttgatTGGTCAGAACAACATCACGCCGGCAGAGATCTCCCAGTGGACCAATCACAGAGTGATGGAGTGGCTGAGATCAGTGGACCTGGCGGAGTACGCCCCCAACCTGAGGGGCAGCGGCGTTCACGGGGGACTCATGGTGAGAGAGAATTATCAGAGAGCATGTGATCAGGTTTAATGTGGCCCACAGTCGTCTTGGTTAAATAAGaccaatgttttttgttgtttttgaaaaATTACTAAATGGCTAAAACCAGTTGGAGACTACATAGAAATGACAATGGGGTTTTATCTTAGCTCACATCTTACAATGATCCCTCTTCCCCCAGGTGCTGGAGCCACGGTTCAACGTGGAGACTATGGCCCTGCTGCTGAACATTCCCCCCAACAAGACCCTGCTGCGGAGGCACCTGGCCACCCACTTCAACCTGCTAGTAGGCTCTGAGGCCCAGGGGCTCAAACAGGATTGTCTGGAGAATCCCGACTACACCCTGCTCACAGCCACCGCCAAGGTCAAGGTAGGGGTCAAAGtaatgcacaatatagggaatagggcgcatTTTGGATGCAACCATGGTTTTGGGTAGGGGTAAGGAGTGATGGAGAAGGGGAAGACGTGTGTTTGGGTGTGGTAAgattgttttcatgtgtttgacacAGGTTTTGGTTATGAGCTGTGGTCTCAATTTATAATTACATttcacatttaagtcatttagcagacgctcttatccagagcgacttacaaattggaaagttcatacatattcatcctggtccccccgtggggaatgaacccacaaccctggcgttgcaagcgccatgctctaccaactgagccacacgggaccataatCATTTGAGAAATAATCTGTTCCCACCAGCCAAGGAAGATGTCGTTCGGGAGCTTCGGCAGCCTGAGGAAGAAGAGGCAGGATGACAGTGAGGAGTATGTCTGCCCCATGGACGTGGAGATGCCAAAGGGACGTAGCTTCCAGAAAGGCTATGAGCTTCAGCTCTACGAGGACGACATTGACCGGCTAGAGCAGGTAAACTTTAGTCTGGTCCtaagtctgtttgtgctgtcttgccaactcctatggtcattgtcagaCCATGCATTTTGGCAAAGCATTTCTCTGTAAAGGTTGCATGGTGCTCAGTACACACTTAATAAGTTCTCCAAGTAATTAGTAAGTCATCTCATCAATACTAAGATTCAACCTCCACCTTTTAGATTGTTCTCTACTCGATGTTTCCAGTCTGCCTGTATTACATACATACCTTTTTGAGAGTTCACTGCCGTGACAGGAGATGGCAGCACTGCCTAGTTTCTATATTCACTCAGAGCAGCTGCACAGACAGGTCTTCTTAGTAATGGTGTTGAGTGTCAAACCATATCTGTTATTGCAGATGGAGGACTCAGAGGGAACTGTGAGGCAGATCGGAGCGTTCTCCGAGGGCATCCAAAACTTGACGGTAAAAAggaatattttctttttttctgttttaactGTGCTATGTTGATGTGCTGTGCTATGTTGATATGGTTTGTGGATAACAATATTTAGGGTATAAGCGCTACGGTGCCTTCaagaagtattcataccacttgatgtattacaaaaaaaattacagcctgaattaaaaattggggggaaaatgttttttcatctacacacactaccccataatgccaaagtgaaaacatgtttttattttagcaaatgtgttgaaaatgaaatcaagATATCTCATTCACACCCCTATGCTATGACATTCCAAATTAGAGCTCCGGTGCATCCGTTGtcttttgatcatccttgagtcgTCACCTGAACTTGGTTGGAGCTtagttgtttggacatgatttagaaagaaacgcCTATCTAGAAAAGGTCCCACCGTTGTCaaagcagaaactataccatgaagtccaaggaactagAATTGTGACGAggcatatttcattttcaatacatttgcaaacattaaaaaaaataaaaatgtaattattgagTATTGTGTATAAATGGGTGAGCGAAAGGCAtctattaaatcaattttaaattgtggaataagtctaggggtatgaatactttctgaaggcacggtaTAAATATGTAAGGCATTTGTGACATAAATATAGGTTCTTACATTTATTCTCCAGTATTAATTTATTATTTCATGCATTGTGTCCCTGTGTTTCCAGAGCATGCTGAAAGACGATGAATTTTTCAAAGAGCTCTCCAACTCACCCAACCCCAGCATAACAGATGACGATTCCAACATGTGACGCTGACCGTCGCCATGTGACCCTGTTCCCTAGTGCCGTTGTGAACCAAACATTCTCCACTAGCAGACCaggattcaaatactatttgaaatcatttcaaatacttcagCTGTGCTTGTTTGAGCTTGCCTGTTGGAATACAATGGGAATAGAAAAGTCTGCCCATctagcactccaggcaggctaaagcaaacgctcAACGGATTTCAACCCGGGTCCTCCACTAGCACACACTCCAGACTCCACCGTAACCCCTGTAACCCTCGCAGAGCAAGCACCAGAACTCCTTTTAGTATTTTAGATGagctataaaaaaaatctatattttaaaGAAATTCAAGACCATGTCTGATGTCATGTGAACTGTTTTTGTAAGGTGCCAATCCATTTTAACAGACCTATTGGGAGAGGATTTATTTCAGAGCAATACGCCACCATAGTTTGCCTACCAGCTGGATACTGGAGACATTTGTAATCCTTGTTTGTATACTGGCCATCTTTCTGTGGAATTAAGTATTAAAGTGAGCCATATCAATATCTCATACTTTTTTTACAGTAAGATGTACTGTAGGACTATTGCAAAATCTAATATATAATTTTAAAGAATATGCTTGGCTTTTGAACGAACTTACTGACAGTTGAAAAATAACGGTATATGCTGTGCAGATTTGCCCAAGTTAAGTGGTATGCCCCAAAACAGTTGATATGGTTTATGCAGAAAACCAGGCTATTAGCTGCATCATTTCTATACTTTCAACATATCGCGCCATATCCTAGACACTCCCAGTAATGGTGTTTCTTTGCATGCATTGGCACCGATAccgtactgtatgtattttagtACAATACACAGTTCAATGCAAATGATTCCTGTTAAGTGTCATCAATGCATGTTATTGAAGCCTTTCTTGTAGCCAAAATGTTGTACACCTGCCAACAGAAGACAGACTTTGTTTTATCATTGTACTGAGAACTATTCTTAAAAATTGCCAAATAGCATAGTTATTTTCAGAGTATTGTAGCTAGCCTGGGTGcctgtctgtttctgctctcttgctaactccttatggaattgtcatgccaaacatattgtttggagtgacaaggagttgacgAGAGTAGAAAgtgactggcacccaggctacgtTGTAGCGTGTTGAGAGCTGAAGCAATGCAAGAATGTCTCAAAAGCAAAGATTCTATTATGGAACGTCCTAACCACATGAGAAGGAAGTGTATACTGTGTACTGGTTGAGGTTTTACACATTTCTAAGGTTAATAAAGTAATTTAAACCAAGTGATGTCTTTCAATGCTCAAGTAGGAGGCTTGGAAATGTAGAACATAAAGTGTATAGGTAATTTTTACTCTGCAGTGCAGATTCAATACCATTTAAAAGCATCCATGTTCGTACAGACCCTTATTTTTGTCAACACGTACAGACCCTTATTTTTGTTAGTAGTTGCCCAAATTGAACAACTGTGTACACAGTAGCCTACCCATTGTGTGCACTTTAAATTAAAGGTTTGACAAGCCATTATTTGCAGCATGATGAACATGAACACATTTACACGCATTAAAAGTAAAATACATTAGGGGCAGGAGCATTGCTCTTCCAGTTCTGTTCAGGCAGAAGTAAAGTATGCTGCTCATGTGAAACCATAACTGAACCACCTCATTCACAGCTGGCTGCTATTGATGTAGTCTGAACAATGCGTTTTGCATGGAAATCCTCTTGATATTCCAGCATGATATATTGGTGCTGAGCTGAACCTTGGATACTACTGTGACTCCATAATGAAGGAATGACTAGAGGTTTCATTGAAGGAAAATAACACAACTCATCTAAGAGTCTTGTAAATGGTTTTAGTATTTTTGATTGTCTTTCAAATTTGGGCTCTAATGGGGGAAACACTTTTTCATTagctctacagtcgtggccaaaagttttgagaatgacacaaatatacattttcacaaagtctgctgcctcagtttgtatgatggcaatttgcatatactccagaatgttatgaagagtgatcagatgaattgcaattaattgcaaagtccctctttgccttgcaaatgaactgaatccccaaaaaacatttccactgcatttcagccctgccacaaaaggaccagctgacatcatgtcagtgattctctcgttaacacaggtgtgagtgttggagatcactctgtcatgctgattgagtttgaataacagactggaagcttcaaaaggagggtggtgcttggaatcattgttctcactctgtcaaccatggttacctgcaaggaaaaacgtgccgtcatcattgctttgcacaaaaaggacttcacaggcaaggatattgctgccagtaagattgcacctaaatcaaccatttatcggatcatcaagaacttcaaggagagcggttcaattgttgtgaagaaggcttcagggcacccaagaaagtccagcaagtgccaggaccgtctcctaaagttgattgaGCTGCGAGATCgcggcaccaccagtacagagctcactcaggaatggcagcaggcaggtgtaagtgcatctgcacgcacagtgaggtgaagacttttggagtatggcctggtgtcaagaagggcagcaaagaagcctctccaggaaaaacatcagggacagactgatattctgcaaaaggtacagggattggactgctgaggactggggtaaagtcattttctctgatgaatcccctttccgattgtttggggcatccggaaaaaagcttgtccggagaagacaaggagagcgctaccatcagtcctgtgtcatgccaacagtaaagcatcctgagaccattcatgtgtggggttgcttctcagccatgggagtgggctcactcacaattttgcctaagaacacagccatgaataaagaatggtaccaacccaTCCTCCGAAagtaacttctcccaaccatccaggaacagtttggtgatgaacaatgccttttccagcatgatggagcaccttgccataaggcaaaagtgattactaagtggctcggggaacaaaacatcgatattttgggtcatggtcaggaaactccccagaccttaatcccattgagaacttgtggtcaatcctcaagaggcaagtggacaaacaaaaacacacaaattctgacaaactccaagcattgattatgcaagaatgggctgccatcagtcaggatgtggcccagaagttaattgacagcatgccagggcggattacaGAGGacagcaaatattgactctttgcatcaactacaTGAAATTGtgaataaaagcctttgacacttatgaaatgcttgtaattatacttcaatattccatagtaacatctgacaaatatctaaagacactgaaacagcaaactttgtggaaattaatatttgtgtcattctcaaaacttttggccacaactgtagacTAAAAAGTTTGCTCTAGGTtaaattttagattttagattgcAGTAGAGTAGGTTGATGATTGCTACCAACAAGGGCCTGGGAAACTCAGGAGCTGGCTGAGGAAAAACAGACATTTAACATTGATTAATTAAACGAATGTTTGAGTGCTGTCCTCTCATTTATTTAATTTGGCAATAGTGGAATGCAAGCGTTAAGGATAAAAATGTCAATGACCAGGATTTATACCTGCACTGTAATTTAGTGGTGGAGATCAGGCATTTGCCTTGCATTTGAACAGTTGTTgactatttaatttaatttactgTAGTTGATGTGTTATTATTAGTGCCCTAAATAAAGCTTTCAATTTACTTATAATATGATCTGATTCAGTGTATGTTGCCCCTAATTTGTACAGAATACATTAAAGCTGCAATAcgtcactttttgggcgacctgaaataaaatcaaattgtatttgtcacacgcgccgtatacaacaggttactgtgaattgcttacttacaagcctttaaccaacaatgcagttttaagaaattagagttaagaaaatatttactaaataaactaaagtaaaaaataatacaattataatttaaaaaaatataacaattATGAAgctacattaccagtcaaaagttttagaacacctagtcactcaggggtttttctttatttgtacaattttttacattgcagaataatggtgaagacatcaaaactatgaaatcatgtagtaatcaaaWAAGTGtcagtatatattttatatttaatattcttcaaataggcatgctttaccttgatgacaactttgcacactcttggcattctctcaaccagcttcatgaaatagtcacctggaatgcatttcaattaacaggtgtaccttcttaaaagttaatttgtggaatttctttccttaatgcatttgtgccaataagttgtgttgtaacaaggtagtgtgggtatacagaagatagccctatttgataaaagaccaagtccatattatggcaagaacagctcaaaaaagggaagagaaacgacagtccatcattactttaagacatgaaggtcagtcaatacggaacatttcaagaactttgaaagtttcttcaagtgcaaaaaTGATaaagcgatatgatgaaactggctctcatgaggaccgccacaggaaaagggggataagttcattagaattaccagcctcagaaattgcagcccaaataaatgtgtctacttgaactctgtagagcatctcaacatcaactgttcagaggagactgtgtgaatcaggccttcgtggtcgaattgctgcaaagaaaccactactaaaggacaccaataagaagaatatacttccttgggccaagaaacattagacaagtggaaatttgtcctttggtctggagtccaaattggagatttttgattccaaccgcgtCATTGTgggacgcggtgtgggtgaatggatgatctctgcatgtgtatttcccaccgtaaagcatggaggaggaggtgtgatggtgtgagggtgctttgctgatgacactgtctgtaatttatttacaattcaaggcacacttaaccagcatggctaccacagcaatcccatctgatttgggattagtgggactatcatttgtttttcaaccggacaatgacccagcacaccttCAGACCATGTAAgggatattttaccaagaaggagagagatggagtgctaaatcagatgacctggcctacacaatctcctgacctcaaccaaattgagatggtttgggatgagtaggaccgcagagtgaaggaaaagcaaccaacaagtgctcagcatatgtgggaacgcctttaagactgttggaaaagcattccaagtgaagctggttgagagaatgccaagagtgtgcaaagctgtcatcaaggcaaagcgtgcctatttgaagaatctcaaatataaaatatattttcatttgtttaacacttttttggttactacatgattccatatgggttatttcatatttgtgatgtcttcactattactctacaatgtagaaaatagtaaaaatgaaagaaaaatccttgaatgagtaggtgttctaaaacttttgaccggtactgcatatacagggggtactggtaccgagtcaatgtgcgggtgtacaggttagtcgaggtaatttgtagatagggttgaagtgactatgcatagataataaacagcatgtagcagcagtgtaaaaacaaaggggggtatcaatgcaaatagtccgggtaccCATTTGACTAATTGTTCAgccttcttatggcttgggggtagaagctgttaaggagccttttggacctagacttggtgctccggtacctctttccgtacggtagcagagagaacagtccatgacttggttgactggagtctttgaacattttttggaccttcctctgacacagcctagtatataggtccgggatgacaggaagcttggcccaagtgatgtactgggccgtacacactaccctctgtagcgccttatggtcggatgccgagcagttgccataccagaaggagatgcaaccggtcaggatgctctcgacggtgcagctgttgaactttttgaggatctggggagccatgccaaatcgtttcagtctcctgaggggggaaaggtgttgctgtgccctcttcacaagtttcttggtttgtttggaccatgatggtttgttagtgaggtggacaccaaggaacttgaaactctcgacccgctccactacagcgtgtttggccctccttttcctgtagtccatgatcatctcctttgccttgctcatcttgagggagaggttgttgtccaggcaccacactgccaggtctctgtcctcctccctgtaggctgtctcatcgttgt
This portion of the Salvelinus sp. IW2-2015 linkage group LG4q.1:29, ASM291031v2, whole genome shotgun sequence genome encodes:
- the LOC111962497 gene encoding liprin-beta-1 isoform X7, which translates into the protein MVLEINELRYRVTEMESERLQYEKKLKSTKSLMAKLSSLKIKVGQMQYEKQRKENKLQALKEELAMLRRHLEGRDGELRMHLEGRDGELRRLHDETGFRGITPVGMDSGDRVSHPDETLKLRLKEKHVEVQRMKKAVESLMAANEEKDRKIEELRQSLLRYKKVQDRSLMQGKKEKTQDGESDESNSDSSLSVMSTTTTLVAMELERHALAGDEEVAGKSPDELEMHYGATEVSSPTPSPSVQSACDPKSGPELDQPEPERTLDSPNSGSLDNLYVSNSEKNKAVEEISKISERPPKSPSSSHPVTTEDDRFGNKKARSSFGRGFFKIKGGKRTASTPNLDRSRSASAPMLAETEREEGTDHLDLAGLPQRSANSDSTNTLTSVTSTTSPECKKKSKGIKGLFGKLRRSQSTTFNLDDNLSEAGEFKRGGVRATAGPRLGWSRDLQRLPKNDLDTPFARWSKEQVCDWLQEQGLGLYLNMARVWISSGQTLLQGSQQDLERELGIKHPLHRKKLQLALQALGSEEDDNKGKLDYNWVTRWLDDIGLPQYKTQFDEGRVDGRMLHYMTVDDLLSLKVGSVLHHLSIKRAIQVLRLNNYEPNCLRRRPSDENNITPAEISQWTNHRVMEWLRSVDLAEYAPNLRGSGVHGGLMVLEPRFNVETMALLLNIPPNKTLLRRHLATHFNLLVGSEAQGLKQDCLENPDYTLLTATAKVKPRKMSFGSFGSLRKKRQDDSEEYVCPMDVEMPKGRSFQKGYELQLYEDDIDRLEQMEDSEGTVRQIGAFSEGIQNLTSMLKDDEFFKELSNSPNPSITDDDSNM
- the LOC111962497 gene encoding liprin-beta-1 isoform X4; amino-acid sequence: MVLEINELRYRVTEMESERLQYEKKLKSTKSLMAKLSSLKIKVGQMQYEKQRKENKLQALKEELAMLRRHLEGRDGELRMHLEGRDGELRRLHDETGFRGITPVGMDSGDRDVEVQRMKKAVESLMAANEEKDRKIEELRQSLLRYKKVQDRSLMQGKKEKTQDGESDESNSDSSLSVMSTTTTLVAMELERHALAGDEEVAGKSPDELEMHYGATEVSSPTPSPSVQSACDPKSGPELDQPEPESEAGDQEESQEAPLSCDTPQTLDSPNSGSLDNLYVSNSEKLFSATVQNKAVEEISKISERPPKSPSSSHPVTTEDDRFGNKKARSSFGRGFFKIKGGKRTASTPNLDRSRSASAPMLAETEREEGTDHLDLAGLPQRSANSDSTNTLTSVTSTTSPECKKKSKGIKGLFGKLRRSQSTTFNLDDNLSEAGEFKRGGVRATAGPRLGWSRDLQRLPKNDLDTPFARWSKEQVCDWLQEQGLGLYLNMARVWISSGQTLLQGSQQDLERELGIKHPLHRKKLQLALQALGSEEDDNKGKLDYNWVTRWLDDIGLPQYKTQFDEGRVDGRMLHYMTVDDLLSLKVGSVLHHLSIKRAIQVLRLNNYEPNCLRRRPSDENNITPAEISQWTNHRVMEWLRSVDLAEYAPNLRGSGVHGGLMVLEPRFNVETMALLLNIPPNKTLLRRHLATHFNLLVGSEAQGLKQDCLENPDYTLLTATAKVKPRKMSFGSFGSLRKKRQDDSEEYVCPMDVEMPKGRSFQKGYELQLYEDDIDRLEQMEDSEGTVRQIGAFSEGIQNLTSMLKDDEFFKELSNSPNPSITDDDSNM